The following coding sequences lie in one Oncorhynchus nerka isolate Pitt River linkage group LG14, Oner_Uvic_2.0, whole genome shotgun sequence genomic window:
- the si:ch211-198c19.1 gene encoding uncharacterized protein si:ch211-198c19.1, which yields MANHTSVLRCILLLLLAVTLASALRTLDTNEELEKTGFGTPPPRHGLKLLLWYVQTCIDNNMVSLCDPREGAYGFHMFKNYKLLLPKLKDQNLYTYYTIGNLHSHGAENLPYEVRRYYDKDNLLSNQDRVLVKYNQNNNHIDKIYISEHYKQRKTYMIGPNLLSSLRQPSWLAMI from the coding sequence ATGGCCAATCACACCAGCGTCCTGAGATGCATCCTGCTGCTGCTATTGGCCGTCACTCTGGCCTCGGCTTTGAGAACATTGGACACGAATGAAGAGCTGGAGAAGACTGGCTTCGGGACCCCGCCCCCTCGCCACGGCCTCAAACTACTCCTCTGGTATGTCCAGACCTGCATCGACAACAACATGGTGTCTCTCTGTGACCCCAGGGAGGGAGCATACGGGTTCCATATGTTCAAGAACTATAAACTGTTACTCCCCAAACTGAAAGACCAGAACCTGTACACCTACTACACCATTGGTAACCTCCATTCCCACGGTGCAGAGAACCTGCCCTATGAAGTGAGGCGATACTACGACAAGGACAACCTCCTCAGCAACCAGGACAGGGTGTTGGTGAAGTACAACCAGAACAACAATCACATCGACAAGATCTACATCTCAGAGCACTACAAGCAACGCAAGACGTACATGATCGGGCCcaatcttctctcctctctcagacaGCCCAGCTGGCTTGCAATGATATGA